The following proteins are co-located in the Pomacea canaliculata isolate SZHN2017 linkage group LG10, ASM307304v1, whole genome shotgun sequence genome:
- the LOC112574285 gene encoding general transcription factor 3C polypeptide 3-like: MMAEEPMETSEEERAELFRYLQGEVTFEQYQAWKELNRNTQGLVIKRHRHDSDRLFSVDGSVGDNAGPNTLSVSQVWNYLESNEKGEDSGSETENGCTDSLSVLDLPTTSSRAAALSNIQANASDVTSALNVRPEILAEYLTGKIDFTEFCKYMNEAKEETENRRLRRRKRKVVELEEEYDEDDEEDAEEEDKDDDETWEPDKGDSCTEKEPKKRKPRKPRRRMNELPKHLQGLMGEANLKFARGEHQEAIKMCMEIIRMAPQAFLPFHTIGMIYEDLGDITKATEFFLLSVHLRADDSDEWMRVADMLLDQNETKKAIHCYNQAIRCATSNKIELMMQRCSLYEQLGERNKALQGYTQILRIMSQESNMDDKYLTLARNLCKTYHEEKKTKEAIQILKSMFLNRPSLVNAEDVNMLLELHLSLKQYQTCLEEMVNYCGLEAVLSSGEHWAQGSPLHPEVNFKEGKNAICSIKVPDILPVDLRAKLCVCLISLGFSQLAKEHVEVLMQENVEEIGDLYFDVAEAYMETSQCQTALPILQALIKSKSFSEAGVWLRYADCLSSLGNLEQAVQAFSKVVELAPNHLEARVSLSALQQQIGKHDEAIRVLTTDSSDESGNQTVVDQTLLLHKCHLLFSQGQYREFVSASRRLLFHHIQGNHNQQSFKDAVHCRSIRHRLGSVRKFLSQVDQTGNNDAKQEENKISDDELWNLYLKMCNVLLELGDTKQLIEVTTLGLVCPIFLTDESKAKETEFMTLLVCMLDKDASFAYRIIRDISVKENNAPAWNLFMQCMQFSTDLRHHKFCLRYLFRHPDHVPAGLINGHNSLQNGTYKHALGEYVAVFRQIPTDPMVNLLIGLCYVHMCSQKFTIHKNWLLMQGIAFLNIYLELRGECQETYYNLGRAMHQLGLKYAAVFYYKKALDLPPVVDNDTFDLKYEVAHNLSLLYQSSGSPEYARYILENYCVV, encoded by the exons ATGATGGCAGAAGAACCCATGGAAACGTcggaagaagaaagagcagAATTGTTTCGTTATCTTCAGGGAGAGGTTACATTTGAGCAATATCAAGCGTGGAAGGAACTGAACAGAAAc acTCAGGGACTTGTTATTAAGCGACATCGACATGACTCCGACAggcttttttctgttgatggaTCTGTCGGGGATAATGCAGGGCCAAATACATTGTCAGTCTCACAAGTCTGGAACTATTTGGAGTCCAATGAAAAGGGGGAGGATTCAGGTTCTGAAACTGAAAATGGCTGCACTGACTCACTGTCTGTCCTTGACCTTCCCACAACAAGCAGCAGAGCAGCTGCACTCTCCAACATTCAAGCAAATGCATCTGATGTTACATCTGCTCTTAATGTTCGACCAGAAATTCTGGCTGAGTACTTaacag GTAAAATTGACTTCACTGAGTTTTGCAAGTACATGAATGAAGCAAAGgaagaaactgaaaacaggAGAttaaggaggagaaagagaaaggttgtAGAATTAGAGGAAGaatatgatgaagatgatgaggaagatgctgaggaagaagataaagatgACGATGAGACATGGGAACCTGATAAAGGCG ATTCCTGCACAGAAAAAGAACCAAAGAAGAGAAAACCAAGAAAA CCTCGGCGGAGAATGAATGAATTACCCAAGCACTTGCAAGGTCTTATGGGAGAAGCCAACCTTAAATTTGCAAGGGGAGAGCATCAGGAAGCAATTAAAATGTGCATGGAGATAATCCGGATGG CTCCACAAGCCTTCTTGCCTTTCCACACAATAGGCATGATCTATGAAGACCTAGGCGATATTACCAAAGCGACTGAG TTTTTTCTTCTGTCGGTACACCTAAGAGCGGATGATTCGGATGAGTGGATGAGAGTAGCAGACATGCTGTTGGATCAGAACGAAACCAAAAAGGCCATTCATTGCTACAACCAGG CTATCAGGTGTGCCACAAGCAACAAAATTGAGCTGATGATGCAGCGTTGTAGTCTATATGAGCAGCTTGGTGAGAGGAACAAGGCGCTGCAGGGTTACACCCAGATATTGCGCATCATGAGTCAGGAGTCAAACATGGATGACAAGTACCTGACCTTGGCTCGCAACCTTTGCAAG acgtatcatgaagaaaaaaagacaaaggaagCTATCCAGATTTTGAAATCCATGTTTCTTAACCGGCCTTCACTTGTGAATGCAGAAG ATGTCAACATGCTGTTAGAGCTTCATCTGTCTCTGAAGCAGTATCAGACTTGTTTGGAG GAAATGGTGAACTACTGTGGACTGGAGGCAGTGTTAAGCAGTGGAGAGCACTGGGCTCAGGGCAGCCCTCTTCATCCAGAGGTCAACTTTAAAGAAGGCAAAAATGCCATATGCAG CATAAAGGTTCCAGATATTTTACCTGTGGATCTAAGAGCAAAGTTGTGTGTCTGCCTCATAAGTCTGGGATTTAGCCAGCTTGCAAAG GAGCATGTGGAGGTGCTGATGCAAGAAAACGTAGAAGAAATTGGTGACTTATACTTCGATGTTGCTGAAGCCTATATGGAAACTAGTCAATGCCAGACAGCCCTTCCAATACTGCAAGCTCTCATTAAATCAAAGTCTTTTAGTGAG GCTGGAGTGTGGCTTCGGTATGCAGACTGCCTCAGTTCTCTTGGAAACTTGGAGCAAGCTGTGCAGGCCTTCAGTAAAGTGGTTGAGCTGGCTCCCAACCACTTGGAGGCCCGTGTTTCCCTCTCAGCCCTACAGCAGCAAATTGGCAAACATGATGAGGCAATCAGAGTGCTAACTACAG ATAGCAGTGATGAATCCGGGAACCAGACAGTTGTAGACCAGACCCTGCTGCTGCATAAGTGCCACCTTCTGTTTTCTCAGGGCCAGTACCGTGAATTTGTCAGCGCAAGTCGTAGACTTCTATTTCATCACATTCAGGGAAATCATAACCAACAGTCCTTTAAAG ATGCTGTCCATTGTCGTTCTATTCGTCATAGGCTGGGATCAGTCAGGAAATTTTTAAGTCAGGTTGACCAGACTGGTAACA ATGATGCTAAGCAAGAGGAGAACAAGATAAGTGATGATGAGTTGTGGAACCTGTACCTCAAG ATGTGCAATGTTCTGCTGGAACTGGGAGACACAAAGCAACTGATAGAAGTCACCACGCTTGGCCTAGTCTGTCCCATCTTCTTGACTGATGAATCCAAAGCAAAG GAGACAGAATTTATGACTCTGCTTGTCTGTATGCTGGACAAAGATGCTTCTTTTGCCTACCGCATCATCAGGGACATCTCTGTCAAG GAAAACAATGCTCCAGCCTGGAACCTGTTTATGCAGTGCATGCAGTTCTCTACTGATCTTCGGCATCACAAGTTCTGTCTTCGCTACTTGTTCAGG CATCCCGATCATGTTCCTGCAGGTTTGATAAATGGTCACAATAGCCTGCAAAATGGTACCTACAAACATGCCCTGG GAGAGTATGTAGCAGTTTTTCGACAAATACCTACTGATCCAATGGTCAACTTACTCATTGGTCTCTGCTATGTGCACATGTGCAGTCAGAAGTTTACTATCCATAAAAACTGGCTTCTCATGCAG